One genomic segment of Vibrio agarivorans includes these proteins:
- the ruvA gene encoding Holliday junction branch migration protein RuvA, producing the protein MIGRLRGMLIEKLPPEVLIEVNGIGYEVQMPMSCFYELPNVGEEAIIYTHFVVREDAQLLYGFNTVKERALFREVIKANGVGPKLGLGILSGMTAMQFVACVEREDISTLVKLPGVGKKTAERLVVEMKDRLKGWGEGDLFTPHTDAAPMDSAASSSPNNEEEAISALLALGYKPTQASKVVSQIAKDGMSSEDLIREALKSMV; encoded by the coding sequence GTGATTGGACGTCTACGCGGAATGCTAATTGAAAAACTCCCACCTGAAGTACTGATTGAAGTTAATGGCATCGGTTATGAAGTACAAATGCCGATGAGCTGCTTCTATGAGCTGCCGAATGTGGGTGAAGAAGCGATTATCTATACACACTTTGTTGTCCGTGAAGATGCTCAACTGCTGTATGGTTTCAACACAGTAAAAGAGCGCGCTCTATTCCGTGAAGTGATCAAAGCTAATGGTGTTGGTCCTAAATTGGGCTTGGGTATTCTTTCAGGCATGACAGCGATGCAGTTTGTTGCTTGCGTTGAACGTGAAGACATTTCTACCTTAGTTAAGCTACCGGGTGTCGGTAAGAAAACGGCAGAACGTTTAGTTGTAGAAATGAAAGATCGCCTGAAAGGGTGGGGTGAGGGTGATCTATTTACGCCTCACACTGATGCCGCGCCAATGGACTCTGCCGCATCTAGCAGCCCAAATAACGAAGAAGAAGCGATCAGTGCATTACTTGCACTTGGCTACAAGCCGACCCAAGCTTCTAAAGTGGTATCACAAATTGCTAAAGATGGCATGTCGAGTGAAGACTTGATCCGTGAAGCCCTAAAGTCGATGGTATAA
- the ruvC gene encoding crossover junction endodeoxyribonuclease RuvC → MSIILGIDPGSRITGYGVIRQQGRHLQYLGSGCIRMSEKELPGRLKQIYAGVSEIITQFQPDVFAIEQVFMSKNADSALKLGQARGSAIVAAVNADLEVYEYAARLIKQAVVGTGGADKAQVQHMVQHMLKLPSKPQADAADALGVAICHANTNKTLVALAGKASSARRGRYR, encoded by the coding sequence ATGTCCATTATTCTCGGCATCGACCCAGGTTCACGTATTACCGGTTACGGTGTCATTCGACAGCAAGGTCGCCACCTGCAATATCTTGGGAGCGGTTGTATTCGTATGTCTGAAAAAGAGCTACCGGGGCGACTCAAACAGATTTACGCCGGTGTTAGTGAAATCATTACCCAGTTCCAGCCGGATGTGTTTGCCATAGAACAGGTGTTCATGTCGAAGAACGCAGACTCTGCGCTCAAGCTTGGTCAAGCGCGAGGTAGTGCCATTGTTGCTGCTGTGAATGCGGATCTCGAAGTGTACGAATATGCTGCTCGCCTAATCAAACAGGCCGTTGTTGGCACCGGTGGGGCAGACAAAGCCCAAGTTCAGCATATGGTGCAACACATGCTTAAACTCCCCTCTAAACCTCAAGCGGATGCTGCCGATGCATTAGGCGTCGCAATTTGTCATGCTAACACCAACAAAACGCTGGTAGCTCTAGCGGGTAAAGCCTCTTCTGCCCGTCGTGGACGCTATCGTTAA
- the fruA gene encoding PTS fructose transporter subunit IIBC, whose product MNIAIITACPSGVANSILAAGLLEQASAKLGWNTKIECQSSVVEATLLTESDIEQADAIIIAANTLVDTSRFVGKKVYQAEIKSVVSDAVGFLEKAVKQAQELTSAEVVVDASDSTGVKKIVAITACPTGVAHTFMAAEALEEEAKRRGHQIKVETRGSVGAKNQLTEQDISEADLVIIAADIEVPLDRFDGKKMYRTKTSPALKKTSEEMDKAFEQATDYQHTGAASAAATEEKKGVYKHLMTGVSHMLPVVVAGGLIIALSFVFGIEAFQEEGTLAAALMEIGGGSAFALMIPVLAGYIAFSIADRPGLAPGLVGGMLASSTGAGFLGGIAAGFIAGYASKLIADKVSLPQSMEALKPILIIPFVATLITGLAMIYVVGGPVAGIMTALTDFLNNMGSDSAVLLGIVLGAMMCFDLGGPVNKAAYAFGVGLLASQTYGPMAAIMAAGMVPALGMGLATFIAKSKFEASEREAGKASFVLGLCFISEGAIPFAAKDPMRVIPACMAGGALTGALSMLFGSQLMAPHGGLFVLLIPNAITPVLMYLVAIAAGTAVTGFTYALLKGRSEEKQSVTA is encoded by the coding sequence ATGAATATAGCCATTATTACAGCCTGTCCAAGTGGCGTAGCCAATAGCATTCTTGCTGCAGGTCTATTAGAACAAGCTTCAGCCAAATTGGGCTGGAATACGAAAATTGAATGCCAGTCGAGCGTTGTTGAAGCGACGTTGCTAACTGAGTCTGATATTGAGCAAGCTGATGCCATCATTATCGCGGCGAACACGCTTGTCGATACCTCGCGATTTGTCGGTAAGAAAGTTTACCAAGCAGAGATCAAATCAGTCGTATCGGATGCAGTCGGGTTTCTAGAGAAAGCTGTAAAACAAGCTCAAGAGCTTACATCAGCGGAAGTCGTTGTTGATGCAAGCGACTCAACTGGTGTGAAGAAAATCGTTGCGATTACCGCCTGTCCGACAGGTGTTGCTCACACCTTCATGGCAGCAGAAGCGCTTGAAGAGGAAGCTAAGCGTCGCGGTCATCAAATCAAAGTGGAAACGCGCGGATCTGTTGGGGCGAAGAACCAACTGACAGAGCAAGACATTTCGGAAGCAGACCTTGTGATCATCGCCGCCGACATCGAAGTGCCACTTGATCGTTTTGACGGTAAGAAGATGTACCGCACTAAAACAAGTCCAGCTCTAAAGAAAACGTCAGAAGAGATGGATAAAGCGTTTGAACAAGCGACAGATTATCAACATACAGGAGCAGCAAGTGCAGCGGCAACAGAAGAGAAAAAGGGTGTCTACAAACACCTAATGACAGGTGTATCACACATGCTGCCAGTGGTTGTCGCAGGTGGTTTGATTATCGCCTTGTCATTTGTCTTTGGTATCGAAGCCTTCCAAGAAGAAGGCACATTAGCGGCAGCGTTGATGGAGATAGGCGGTGGCTCGGCGTTCGCACTCATGATTCCGGTGTTGGCGGGTTATATCGCCTTCTCAATTGCTGATCGTCCTGGTCTAGCTCCAGGCTTAGTAGGCGGCATGCTTGCAAGCTCAACAGGTGCAGGCTTCTTAGGCGGTATTGCCGCGGGTTTCATTGCAGGTTATGCCTCTAAGCTTATCGCAGATAAAGTATCACTGCCTCAGTCAATGGAAGCGCTCAAGCCTATCTTGATCATTCCGTTTGTCGCAACGCTAATCACTGGTCTAGCCATGATCTATGTGGTCGGTGGCCCGGTTGCAGGCATTATGACGGCACTTACTGATTTCCTAAATAACATGGGCTCTGATAGTGCAGTCCTACTTGGTATCGTGCTTGGCGCAATGATGTGTTTCGACCTTGGTGGACCAGTCAACAAAGCAGCCTATGCGTTCGGTGTTGGTCTACTCGCTTCTCAAACTTATGGGCCGATGGCTGCGATCATGGCTGCAGGCATGGTACCAGCGCTGGGTATGGGTTTGGCGACTTTCATTGCGAAGAGCAAGTTTGAAGCCAGTGAGCGTGAAGCAGGGAAAGCGTCATTTGTATTGGGCCTTTGCTTTATCTCAGAAGGTGCGATTCCATTTGCCGCGAAAGATCCAATGCGTGTTATCCCAGCATGTATGGCGGGTGGCGCACTAACAGGTGCGCTATCCATGCTATTTGGTTCTCAGTTAATGGCGCCTCATGGTGGTCTGTTCGTATTGTTGATTCCAAATGCCATTACTCCTGTGTTGATGTACTTGGTTGCGATTGCAGCGGGTACTGCTGTGACTGGGTTTACTTATGCTCTGTTGAAAGGACGTTCAGAAGAGAAACAGTCTGTAACAGCTTAA
- the pfkB gene encoding 1-phosphofructokinase, which translates to MNISQTAKVVTITLNPALDLTGSISELNLGTVNLVNNSSFHAAGKGVNVAKVLSDLGADVTVTGFLGKDNPELFHQLFNDIKVTDRFVEVEGATRINVKLVEARGAVSDINFPGVEVSQADIERFESTLFELAETHDYFVLAGSLPRGVTAEQCANWIEKLHQLGKRVLFDSSKAALSAGIESSPWLIKPNDEELSDFVGQPLDTAEKCQQAAQAISQKGIENIVVSMGSEGVMWLNEGQWLRSQPPKMQVVSTVGAGDTLVAGLCWGHMQQMPKKDLLRFATALSALAVSQVGVGLTSQKELESIELQTKVSELSPITNPDSL; encoded by the coding sequence ATGAACATTTCCCAAACGGCCAAAGTCGTAACCATCACCTTAAACCCTGCTTTGGACTTAACAGGCAGCATATCCGAGCTCAATCTTGGCACGGTCAACTTGGTGAACAACAGCAGTTTTCACGCTGCGGGCAAGGGCGTGAACGTGGCAAAAGTGCTCAGTGACTTGGGCGCAGACGTGACAGTTACCGGGTTTCTTGGCAAAGATAATCCAGAGTTGTTCCACCAGTTGTTTAATGACATCAAAGTCACGGATCGCTTTGTGGAAGTAGAAGGTGCTACGCGTATCAATGTCAAACTGGTGGAAGCACGCGGTGCGGTTAGTGACATAAACTTCCCGGGTGTCGAGGTTTCACAAGCGGATATAGAGCGCTTTGAAAGTACTTTGTTTGAGCTGGCTGAAACGCATGACTATTTCGTCTTGGCAGGCAGTCTTCCAAGAGGTGTGACTGCAGAACAGTGTGCCAATTGGATAGAAAAACTCCATCAACTGGGCAAGCGCGTGTTGTTTGATAGCAGCAAAGCGGCACTGAGTGCGGGTATTGAGTCCTCTCCATGGCTGATAAAACCGAATGATGAAGAGCTTAGTGACTTTGTTGGTCAACCTTTAGATACCGCTGAAAAGTGCCAGCAAGCGGCACAAGCCATTAGTCAAAAGGGCATTGAAAACATCGTTGTTTCAATGGGCTCTGAAGGTGTTATGTGGCTAAACGAAGGCCAATGGCTGCGCTCACAGCCCCCTAAAATGCAAGTTGTCAGCACAGTAGGTGCGGGCGACACCTTAGTGGCCGGTCTTTGCTGGGGCCACATGCAACAAATGCCTAAAAAGGATCTACTACGCTTCGCCACGGCGCTGTCTGCATTGGCAGTCAGTCAAGTCGGTGTGGGCTTAACCAGTCAAAAAGAGCTGGAATCAATTGAGCTGCAAACGAAAGTCAGCGAGCTTTCTCCAATAACAAACCCAGATAGCCTGTAA
- the fruB gene encoding fused PTS fructose transporter subunit IIA/HPr protein gives MLKLNNNDITLSQVAQDKFAAIKSIAKSLSDRDLVEQGYVEGMLNRENQNSTFLGNGIAIPHGTTDTRDMVKTTGVAVHHFPQGVDWGDGNTVFVAIGIAAKSDEHLGILKQLTKVLSADGVEQRLRSAQSAEEIISLLHGDVQLEAELDAALVQLQFPASDMVQMSAVAGGLLKNSGCTESEFVADLVTKAPTHLGKGLWLIGSDKQVMRTGVAFVSTANDCQYQGEQVRGLIAFAACNAAHESVLKALSKIVFNNQQEALLSATTDQVISMLKGEEVATTTESDSDNTATFRIKNAHGLHARPGAMLVAEAKKFDSTIRVVNLDGDGKAVNAKSLMKVIALGVKHGHSLQFTAEGNDAPQALESIGKAIASGLGEG, from the coding sequence ATGCTTAAGCTAAACAACAACGACATTACGCTTTCACAGGTAGCGCAAGACAAATTCGCTGCGATTAAGAGCATTGCCAAGTCCTTGTCCGACCGAGATTTGGTAGAGCAGGGGTACGTAGAAGGAATGCTAAACCGAGAAAACCAGAACTCGACATTCCTTGGTAATGGCATTGCGATTCCGCACGGTACAACGGACACGCGTGACATGGTGAAAACCACCGGTGTGGCTGTTCACCATTTTCCACAAGGGGTCGATTGGGGTGATGGCAACACGGTTTTTGTGGCGATAGGTATCGCGGCAAAATCAGATGAGCACCTAGGTATTCTCAAGCAGTTAACCAAAGTACTCAGCGCTGATGGTGTAGAGCAACGTCTGCGCAGTGCACAGAGCGCTGAAGAAATCATTTCACTGCTTCATGGTGATGTGCAACTTGAAGCGGAATTGGATGCAGCGCTAGTTCAGTTGCAGTTCCCTGCAAGTGACATGGTTCAAATGAGCGCCGTAGCTGGTGGTCTGTTGAAGAACTCTGGCTGCACTGAGAGTGAATTTGTGGCGGATCTTGTTACTAAAGCGCCAACGCATTTAGGCAAAGGCCTATGGCTAATAGGAAGTGATAAGCAAGTAATGCGTACAGGTGTCGCTTTTGTCTCTACCGCCAATGATTGCCAATATCAAGGCGAACAAGTTCGCGGTTTAATTGCCTTTGCAGCTTGCAATGCCGCGCATGAATCAGTGTTGAAAGCCCTGTCTAAGATTGTTTTCAATAATCAGCAAGAAGCTTTGCTTAGCGCAACAACAGACCAAGTTATCTCGATGCTCAAAGGTGAAGAGGTCGCAACAACGACTGAATCAGATAGCGATAACACAGCGACCTTTAGAATTAAAAATGCACACGGGTTGCATGCTCGCCCTGGCGCTATGCTCGTAGCTGAGGCGAAGAAATTTGATTCAACCATTCGTGTTGTAAACCTAGATGGGGATGGCAAAGCCGTGAATGCTAAGAGCCTAATGAAGGTGATTGCTTTGGGTGTTAAACATGGCCACAGCCTGCAGTTTACCGCAGAGGGTAATGATGCGCCTCAGGCTCTTGAATCGATCGGCAAAGCGATTGCATCAGGTTTAGGTGAGGGCTAA
- the cra gene encoding catabolite repressor/activator: protein MTLDEIAKLAGVSKTTASYVINGKAQKYRISEKTQRKVMTVVEEYNYRPDAAASALRAGNSRSFGLIIPDLENTSYARLANLLEQNSRKAGYQILIGCSDDDPQTEKKVAEALISRRIDALFVASSMPDASDYYLTLQQSGTPIIALDRPLDDEHFSCVVSEDFDSAYELTTSILTNQIEQVGLIGALPELRISKEREQGCQSVCNKHLIKVQVGYGEHFSREEGQRIFNQWISQDKVPDAIITTSYTLLEGVLDVMLENPSLMDKVKLASFGDNRLLDFLPFKVNSLPQQFELIADSAMALALNASAKRYEAGVELIARKIIIRS, encoded by the coding sequence ATGACACTAGATGAGATAGCAAAACTGGCTGGCGTATCAAAAACGACGGCAAGTTATGTGATTAATGGCAAAGCTCAGAAATATCGCATTAGCGAGAAGACACAACGCAAAGTAATGACAGTGGTTGAAGAGTATAACTACAGGCCAGATGCTGCGGCTTCTGCGTTGCGCGCCGGGAACTCGCGTTCATTTGGTTTGATCATCCCCGATTTAGAGAACACCAGTTATGCACGTCTGGCTAACCTATTAGAACAAAACTCTCGTAAAGCGGGCTATCAGATATTGATTGGTTGCTCTGACGATGATCCTCAGACTGAAAAAAAGGTCGCTGAAGCACTCATTAGCCGCCGTATTGATGCGCTTTTTGTCGCAAGTAGTATGCCTGACGCAAGTGACTATTATCTTACACTACAACAATCTGGCACACCTATCATCGCCCTCGACCGCCCTCTTGATGATGAGCATTTTAGTTGTGTCGTCAGTGAAGATTTTGATAGTGCTTATGAGTTAACAACGTCGATCCTCACTAACCAAATTGAGCAAGTGGGCTTAATTGGAGCGCTACCCGAGTTAAGAATTTCAAAAGAGCGTGAACAGGGTTGTCAGTCGGTATGTAACAAGCACCTGATTAAGGTTCAAGTTGGGTATGGTGAGCACTTCTCTAGAGAGGAGGGACAACGTATTTTCAATCAATGGATTTCTCAAGACAAGGTACCGGACGCCATTATTACCACTTCGTATACACTACTAGAAGGTGTTTTGGACGTAATGCTTGAGAACCCTAGTTTGATGGACAAAGTAAAGCTCGCCTCCTTTGGTGACAATCGTCTTCTCGACTTTTTACCGTTTAAAGTTAACTCGCTACCACAACAATTTGAGCTGATCGCAGATAGCGCAATGGCGCTTGCACTCAATGCTTCAGCGAAGCGTTATGAAGCTGGTGTGGAGTTGATCGCGAGGAAGATTATTATTAGAAGCTAA
- a CDS encoding TonB-dependent receptor domain-containing protein gives MESRTSFIKKPLALVIASTLSVSAFAEEENQQFDEQMVVTATRTETTIAQAPASISVITQEDIQSEPGLALNDLVKNVAGVESQMEGGRAGREQISIRGMDTKFTMILVDGRKLSSSNAIFRGNDFDLATIPKESIERIEVIRGPMSALYGSEALGGVINVITKQPTNEWNSQISGDYSYRDDDNGGEYTLGLNTSGALIEDELYLSLSVNKSARDAYHAFSGTATDSKGNEYDRSQATTLEDRDTTSISGNLQWYINENHDLAFDFAFNDDEREGVIESTSGLTDTEATVKRDMQALTYNGSFSWGEAQLRYNRDAVTSEDAAEVDNGVNDIEETNQQVYGHATTYIADHTLTFGGEWTYSELINPESLTETGKADVHQQALFVQDQWDLSDAYTLTYGTRLDFHDAYGSHWSPRAYLVNTVNDKLTIKGGVGSAFNAPTLLQTSEENIINSCKGDCKLRGNPDLDPETSVSYEISAIYNESSWGLEAGLFRNDIKNLIDRDTSEGSEVGTAPDGTPIYTYWNINEAMTQGVELSGHVDITDSIVFNGAYTFLDSENKETGEVLENRPEHQANVRLTWFATDWLDTFARVNYIGETVVDVDDDITRPSVATVDLGLNYHFNYDWRLRAGVRNLTDEQFDDIEITQRGYSVDPRTWYVGMTANF, from the coding sequence GTGGAAAGCCGAACTTCATTTATCAAAAAGCCTCTTGCTTTAGTGATTGCATCAACGTTGTCAGTGTCTGCGTTTGCGGAAGAAGAAAACCAACAATTTGATGAGCAGATGGTAGTAACAGCGACTCGTACTGAGACAACCATCGCACAAGCTCCAGCATCGATTTCGGTGATTACACAAGAGGATATTCAGTCTGAACCAGGTCTAGCGCTGAATGACCTAGTTAAAAACGTCGCAGGTGTAGAAAGCCAGATGGAAGGTGGGCGTGCTGGTCGTGAGCAGATTTCCATTCGTGGTATGGATACAAAATTCACGATGATTCTGGTTGATGGCCGTAAGCTAAGTTCATCAAACGCAATCTTCCGTGGTAACGATTTTGACTTAGCGACAATTCCTAAAGAAAGTATTGAGCGTATTGAGGTGATTCGTGGCCCTATGTCAGCACTTTACGGCTCAGAGGCGTTAGGTGGTGTAATTAATGTCATCACAAAGCAGCCAACGAACGAATGGAACTCGCAAATCAGTGGTGACTACAGCTACCGTGATGACGATAACGGCGGTGAATATACCCTAGGTTTGAACACCTCTGGGGCTCTAATTGAAGATGAGCTTTACCTTTCTCTTTCTGTGAACAAGAGTGCACGTGATGCTTATCATGCTTTCTCTGGTACAGCTACAGACAGCAAAGGCAACGAATATGATCGCTCACAAGCAACGACTTTAGAAGATCGTGATACCACTTCAATCAGTGGTAACTTGCAATGGTATATCAATGAAAATCATGATCTTGCGTTTGACTTTGCATTTAACGACGATGAGCGTGAAGGTGTTATTGAATCAACATCAGGACTGACAGATACAGAAGCGACCGTAAAACGTGATATGCAGGCACTTACGTACAACGGCTCATTCTCTTGGGGTGAAGCACAACTACGCTATAACCGAGATGCCGTGACAAGTGAAGATGCAGCGGAAGTCGATAATGGTGTCAACGATATTGAAGAGACCAACCAACAAGTTTATGGCCATGCAACAACCTATATTGCAGACCACACCCTAACATTTGGTGGTGAATGGACTTACTCTGAACTGATAAACCCAGAAAGCTTAACAGAAACTGGTAAAGCTGATGTACATCAGCAAGCTCTGTTTGTTCAAGACCAATGGGATTTAAGTGATGCATACACTCTAACCTACGGAACCCGACTAGACTTCCATGACGCCTACGGTAGTCACTGGAGCCCGCGAGCGTATCTTGTGAACACAGTTAATGACAAGTTGACGATCAAAGGTGGTGTAGGCTCGGCCTTTAATGCACCAACGCTTCTGCAAACCTCGGAAGAAAACATCATTAACAGCTGTAAAGGGGACTGTAAGTTAAGGGGTAATCCGGACTTAGATCCTGAAACAAGCGTGAGTTACGAGATTTCGGCAATTTACAATGAGTCTAGTTGGGGCCTAGAAGCGGGTCTGTTCCGCAATGACATTAAAAACCTGATCGATCGCGATACGTCTGAAGGTAGCGAAGTGGGAACAGCTCCAGATGGTACGCCAATCTATACCTACTGGAATATCAACGAAGCAATGACGCAAGGTGTTGAGCTGTCAGGTCACGTTGATATTACTGATTCAATTGTATTCAACGGTGCATACACATTCCTTGATTCAGAAAACAAGGAAACAGGTGAAGTCCTAGAAAATCGCCCTGAACACCAAGCGAATGTTCGCCTAACTTGGTTTGCAACAGATTGGTTAGACACGTTTGCTCGCGTTAACTACATCGGTGAAACAGTGGTTGATGTCGATGACGATATTACTCGTCCTTCAGTAGCGACGGTTGACCTTGGTTTGAACTACCACTTCAACTACGACTGGCGACTACGTGCAGGCGTTCGTAACCTAACTGATGAGCAGTTTGACGATATTGAAATCACGCAACGTGGCTACAGTGTTGACCCACGTACATGGTATGTTGGTATGACAGCAAACTTCTAG
- a CDS encoding LysR family transcriptional regulator, which produces MNLGKVDLNLLVVLKHLLGEKHVSNAALAMQTSQPSVSRSLQKLRVMFEDELLVRTTHGYELTPKAEQLKQELDNILHGLEKFVNGNQFDPAQSTQTVRFFGLVPQVNWILPSLLKQIRQLAPNLIVDIDTIPKRHFDGLNDGSVHFVLSNLEPSSSDQNLYRMFLKTRDFRLLMSDTHPLANEKLTPENLRHAHFGQISIQGGKNLSIEPRFRELGLLDKHEKLSTPVMLSNFNAAAGVAEQTDLIFHLPTPFANEVATSRNLVTREVPDALKSPYQDTYLYWHKRFHSDPMCLWVRELFRQTYHD; this is translated from the coding sequence ATGAATTTAGGAAAAGTTGATTTAAATCTATTGGTGGTGTTGAAACATCTGCTAGGGGAAAAGCATGTTTCAAACGCAGCGCTTGCGATGCAAACCAGTCAGCCTAGCGTGAGTCGCTCGCTACAAAAGCTAAGAGTGATGTTCGAGGATGAGCTTTTGGTTCGCACAACACATGGCTATGAACTCACTCCGAAAGCAGAACAGCTTAAACAAGAGCTGGACAATATCCTTCACGGTTTAGAGAAGTTTGTGAACGGTAATCAATTTGACCCAGCCCAGTCGACTCAAACCGTGCGATTCTTTGGCTTGGTACCACAGGTGAATTGGATATTACCTTCTTTGTTGAAGCAGATTCGCCAATTAGCTCCAAATCTAATTGTTGATATCGATACGATTCCCAAAAGGCATTTTGATGGTCTCAATGATGGGAGTGTCCACTTTGTTCTCTCTAACCTTGAGCCAAGTAGTAGCGATCAAAACCTCTATCGTATGTTTTTAAAAACACGTGATTTCCGATTACTGATGAGCGATACCCATCCACTAGCCAACGAAAAGCTGACTCCAGAAAACTTGAGGCATGCTCATTTTGGTCAAATTTCTATTCAGGGTGGAAAGAACCTTTCGATTGAACCACGTTTCCGAGAGCTCGGGCTTTTGGACAAACATGAAAAGCTCTCAACGCCAGTCATGCTGTCGAACTTCAATGCCGCTGCCGGCGTTGCTGAGCAAACAGATTTAATCTTCCATTTACCAACGCCTTTTGCCAACGAAGTCGCAACCAGCCGTAATCTAGTGACACGCGAAGTGCCTGATGCTTTGAAATCACCCTACCAAGATACGTACTTATATTGGCATAAACGCTTCCACTCTGATCCTATGTGTTTATGGGTCAGGGAGCTATTTCGCCAAACCTATCATGATTAG
- a CDS encoding siderophore ABC transporter substrate-binding protein: MTMFKALSKKVLFASLIMSVSSLAIAKTIEHTLGTIEINEQPQRVVVLSHGALDFLDEIGIEPVGVVKQLLPNNLEQYGDKKYHALGSLKEPNFEEIFMAKPDLIIAEGRQAELYKDLSAIAPVYMYQIDNSDYWKTTQHHWRVLGDVFGQSEQVEGMISNIQQQFNDIEAKTTAQSMNAMSVMNSGNRLSMFGSNSRFSVIYDELGFETRESKNVESVARSHGNLISFEYVADAQPDVIFVLDRQQAIGASNASSEQFFDNPLVNSTPAAKNNKIVFLDSAAWYLTAGGYKSTQTMINNVKDVL, from the coding sequence ATGACAATGTTCAAAGCCCTATCCAAAAAAGTGTTATTTGCATCACTTATTATGTCAGTGAGTTCTCTTGCTATCGCAAAGACTATCGAGCATACGCTAGGTACAATTGAGATTAACGAACAACCGCAACGTGTTGTTGTTCTTAGCCATGGCGCTCTCGACTTTTTAGACGAAATCGGTATTGAACCGGTTGGCGTTGTTAAGCAATTGCTCCCAAATAACCTTGAGCAGTACGGCGACAAAAAATACCATGCGCTTGGCAGCCTAAAAGAGCCAAACTTTGAAGAGATCTTCATGGCAAAACCTGACCTTATCATTGCGGAAGGTCGCCAGGCTGAACTATACAAAGACCTCTCTGCTATCGCACCAGTTTACATGTACCAAATTGATAACAGTGACTACTGGAAAACCACTCAACACCACTGGCGTGTGCTTGGTGACGTGTTTGGTCAAAGCGAGCAGGTTGAAGGGATGATCTCTAACATTCAACAGCAGTTCAACGACATTGAAGCGAAGACTACTGCACAGTCGATGAACGCGATGAGCGTCATGAACTCTGGTAACCGTCTGTCTATGTTTGGTAGCAACAGCCGCTTCTCAGTGATTTATGATGAGCTTGGCTTTGAGACGCGTGAAAGCAAAAATGTTGAGTCCGTTGCGCGTTCGCACGGCAACCTTATCTCCTTTGAGTACGTTGCTGATGCACAACCTGACGTGATCTTTGTCCTAGACCGTCAACAAGCCATTGGCGCTTCCAACGCCAGCTCTGAGCAGTTTTTCGACAACCCGCTTGTTAACAGCACGCCTGCAGCGAAAAACAATAAAATTGTGTTCCTTGATTCAGCTGCATGGTACTTAACTGCCGGTGGATACAAGTCGACACAGACGATGATTAACAACGTCAAAGACGTTTTGTAA